In Lates calcarifer isolate ASB-BC8 linkage group LG21, TLL_Latcal_v3, whole genome shotgun sequence, a single window of DNA contains:
- the LOC108890360 gene encoding C-type lectin BML-2 isoform X2, with translation MDGHALILTFVVLDTNANGKSYVFISTEKTWQEAQAYCREYHTDLALIENAEDNEAVRSLNAQSIAWIGLYRVPWTWSDKSSSNFTNWASGSPDNIDGDEHCVAEYLDSKWHDTPCQDENTLLCHEDGKLKSILRVKLQSDADLTDEAVSTKILQQMSTLLTKQGWTDFSLRWNIQPRKLKEVKAAGSDCGVK, from the exons ATGGATGGTCATGCACTGATTTTGACTTTTGTTGTCTTAG ATACAAATGCAAATGGAAAAAGCTATGTGTTCATCTCAACTGAGAAAACATGGCAGGAAGCCCAGGCATACTGCAGAGAGTACCACACAGACCTGGCACTTATCGAAAACGCTGAGGACAACGAAGCTGTGCGTTCCTTGAATGCACAAAGTATTGCATGGATTGGTCTGTACCGAGTACCATGGACTTGGTCAGACAAGAGCAGCAGTAATTTCACAAACTGGGCATCTGGCAGCCCAGATAATATTGATGGAGATGAGCACTGTGTGGCTGAGTATTTAGATTCAAAATGGCATGACACTCCGTGTCAAGACGAAAATACCCTCTTATGCCATGAAG ATGGAAAGTTGAAGTCTATCCTCAGAGTAAAGCTTCAGTCTGATGCTGACCTGACAGATGAAGCTGTCAGCACTAAAATCCTTCAACAG atGAGTACACTACTAACAAAGCAGGGATGGACTGACTTCAGTCTGCGGTGGAATATTCAGCCCAGAAAACTAAAGGAGGTGAAAGCTGCTGGTAGTGACTGTGGAGTAAAATGA
- the prpf8 gene encoding LOW QUALITY PROTEIN: pre-mRNA-processing-splicing factor 8 (The sequence of the model RefSeq protein was modified relative to this genomic sequence to represent the inferred CDS: deleted 1 base in 1 codon) produces the protein MAATFPYRGVPAGMPPGVPPPVPVPDYMSEEKLQEKARKWQQLQAKRYSEKRKFGFVDAQKEDMPPEHVRKIIRDHGDMTNRKFRHDKRVYLGALKYMPHAVLKLLENMPMPWEQIRDVPVLYHITGAISFVNEIPWVIEPVYIAQWGTMWIMMRREKRDRRHFKRMRFPPFDDEEPPLDYADNILDVEPLEAIQMELDPEEDSSVVEWFYEHQPLKDTAKFVNGTTYRRWQFTLPMMSTLYRLANQLLTDLVDFNYFYLFDLKAFFTSKALNMAIPGGPKFEPLVRDINLQDEDWNEFNDINKIIIRQPIRTEYKIAFPYLYNNLPHHVHLTWYHTPNVVFIKTEDPDLPAFYFDPLINPISHRHSVKSQEPLPDDDEEFELPEYVEPFLKETPLYTDNTANGIALLWAPRPFNLRSGRTRRAIDIPLIKNWYREHCPAGQPVKVRVSYQKLLKYYVLNALKHRPPKAQKKRYLFRSFKATKFFQSTKLDWVEVGLQVCRQGYNMLNLLIHRKNLNYLHLDYNFNLKPVKTLTTKERKKSRFGNAFHLCREVLRLSKLVVDSHVQYRLGNVDAFQLADGLQYIFAHVGQLTGMYRYKYKLMRQIRMCKDLKHLIYYRFNTGPVGKGPGCGFWAPGWRVWLFFMRGITPLLERWLGNLLARQFEGRHSKGVAKTVTKQRVESHFDLELRAAVMHDILDMMPEGIKQNKARTILQHLSESWRCWKANIPWKVPGLPTPIENMILRYVKAKADWWTNTAHYNRERIRRGATVDKTVCKKNLGRLTRLYLKAEQERQHNYLKDGPYITAEEAVAIYTTTVHWLESRRFSPIPFPPLSYKHDTKLLILALERLKEAYSVKSRLNQSQREELGLIEQAYDNPHEALSRIKRHLLTQRAFKEVGIEFMDLYSHLVPVYDVEPLEKITDAYLDQYLWYEADKRRLFPPWIKPADTEPPPLLVYKWCQGINNLQDVWETAEGECNVMLESRYEKMYEKIDLTLLNRLLRLIVDHNIADYMTAKNNVVINYKDMNHTNSYGIIRGLQFASFIVQYYGLVMDLLVLGLHRASEMAGPPQMPNDFLSFQDTATESAHPIRLYCRYIDRIHIFFRFSADEARDLIQRYLTEHPDPNNENIVGYNNKKCWPRDARMRLMKHDVNLGRAVFWDIKNRLPRSVTTVQWENSFVSVYSKDNPNLLFNMCGFECRILPKCRTSYEEFTHKDGVWNLQNEVTKERTAQCFLRVDDESMQRFHNRVRQILMASGSTTFTKIVNKWNTALIGLMTYFREAVVNTQELLDLLVKCENKIQTRIKIGLNSKMPSRFPPVVFYTPKELGGLGMLSMGHVLIPQSDLRWSKQTDVGITHFRSGMSHEEDQLIPNLYRYIQPWESEFIDSQRVWAEYALKRQEAIAQNRRLTLEDLEDSWDRGIPRINTLFQKDRHTLAYDKGWRVRTDFKQYQVLKQNPFWWTHQRHDGKLWNLNNYRTDMIQALGGVEGILEHTLFKGTYFPTWEGLFWEKASGFEESMKWKKLTNAQRSGLNQIPNRRFTLWWSPTINRANVYVGFQVQLDLTGIFMHGKIPTLKISLIQIFRAHLWQKIHESIVMDLCQVFDQELDALEIETVQKETIHPRKSYKMNSSCADILLFASYKWNVSRPSLLADSKDVMDSTTTQKYWIDIQLRWGDYDSHDIERYARAKFLDYTTDNMSIYPSPTGVLIAIDLAYNLHSAYGNWFPGSKPLIQQAMAKIMKANPALYVLRERIRKGLQLYSSEPTEPYLSSQNYGELFSNQIIWFVDDTNVYRVTIHKTFEGNLTTKPINGAIFIFNPRTGQLFLKIIHTSVWAGQKRLGQLAKWKTAEEVAALIRSLPVEEQPKQIIVTRKGMLDPLEVHLLDFPNIVIKGSELQLPFQACLKVEKFGDLILKATEPQMVLFNLYDDWLKTISSYTAFSRLILILRALHVNNDRAKVILKPDKTTITEPHHIWPTLTDEEWIKVEVQLKDLILADYGKKNNVNVASLTQSEIRDIILGMEISAPSQQRQQIAEIEKQTKEQSQLTATQTRTVNKHGDEIITSTTSNYETQTFSSKTEWRVRAISAANLHLRTNHIYVSSDDIKETGYTYILPKNVLKKFICISDLRAQIAGYLYGTSPPDNPQVKEIRCIVMVPQWGTHQTVHLPNQLPGHEYLKEMEPLGWIHTQPNESPQLSPQDVTTHAKIMADNPSWDGEKTIIITCSFTPGSCTLTAYKLTPSGYEWGRQNTDKGNNPKGYLPSHYERVQMLLSDRFLGFFMVPGQVSWNYNFMGVRHDPNMKYDLQLANPKEFYHEVHRPSHFLNFASLQEGEIYNADREDMYA, from the exons ATGGCAGCTACCTTCCCCTATAGAGGGGTCCCTGCGGGGATGCCACCAGGTGTACCCCCTCCTGTGCCGGTCCCTGACTACATGTCTGAGGAAAAACTGCAAGAAAAGG CGAGAAAATGGCAGCAGTTGCAGGCAAAGCGCTactcagagaaaagaaagtttGGCTTTGTGGATGCTCAGAAGGAAGATATGCCACCGGAGCATGTCCGCAAGATCATTAGGGACCATGGAGACATGACCAACAGAAAATTTCGCCACGACAAGAGGGTCTACCTCGG TGCCCTCAAGTACATGCCTCATGCAGTGCTGAAGCTTCTGGAGAACATGCCCATGCCCTGGGAGCAGATCCGAGATGTGCCTGTCCTCTATCACATCACTGGAGCGATTTCCTTTGTGAATGAAATCCCCTGGGTCATAGAGCCAGTCTACATCGCCCAGTGGGG CACCATGTGGATCATGATGCGTCGTGAGAAGCGTGACCGTCGGCACTTCAAGCGTATGCGCTTTCCACCATTTGATGACGAGGAGCCGCCGCTGGACTATGCTGACAACATCCTGGATGTGGAACCACTGGAGGCCATACAGATGGAGCTGGACCCAGAGGAGGACAGTTCAGTGGTGGAGTGGTTCTATGAGCACCAGCCCCTCAAAGACACTGCCAA GTTTGTGAATGGCACCACGTACCGTCGCTGGCAGTTCACACTGCCTATGATGTCCACATTGTACCGTCTGGCCAATCAGCTGCTGACAGACCTGGTGGATTTCAACTACTTTTACCTGTTTGACCTCAAGGCCTTCTTCACTTCCAAGGCTTTGAATATGGCCATTCCCGGTGGACCAAAGTTTGAGCCACTGGTCCGGGACATCAACCTCCA GGATGAAGACTGGAATGAGTTCaatgacatcaacaaaatcATCATCCGACAGCCCATCAGGACAGAGTACAAAATCGCTTTCCCCTACCTGTACAATAACTTGCCACATCACGTCCATCTCACCTG GTACCACACTCCAAATGTGGTGTTTATCAAGACAGAGGATCCAGATCTTCCAGCGTTTTACTTTGACCCGCTGATCAACCCcatttcacacagacactctgTCAAG AGCCAAGAGCCTCtgcctgatgatgatgaggagttTGAGCTTCCAGAGTATGTGGAACCCTTCCTCAAAGAGACCCCACTCTACACAGACAACACAGCCAATGGCATTGCTCTGCTGTGGGCGCCAAGACCCTTCAACCTGCGATCTGGCCGCACAAGGCGCGCCATTGATATCCCCCTGATCAAGAACTG GTACCGTGAACACTGCCCTGCAGGACAACCAGTGAAAGTGCGTGTGTCATATCAGAAACTGCTCAAATACTATGTGCTCAATGCTCTGAAACACAGACCACCCAAGGCCCAGAAGAAGAG GTATCTGTTCCGCTCCTTCAAGGCCACAAAGTTCTTTCAGTCCACAAAGCTGGACTGGGTGGAGGTGGGCCTGCAGGTGTGCAGACAGGGCTACAACATGCTCAATCTGCTTATCCACCGTAAGAACCTCAACTACCTGCATCTCGACTACAACTTCAACCTGAAGCCTGTCAAGACACTGACCACAAAG GAGCGAAAGAAGTCCAGATTCGGTAATGCCTTCCATCTGTGCAGAGAGGTGCTGCGTCTCAGCAAGCTGGTGGTGGACAGCCATGTGCAGTACAGACTGGGAAATGTTGATGCCTTCCAG TTGGCTGATGGACTGCAGTACATCTTTGCTCATGTGGGTCAGCTGACAGGCATGTACCGCTACAAGTACAAGCTGATGAGACAAATTCGCATGTGCAAAGACCTGAAGCATCTCATCTACTACCGCTTCAACACT gGCCCTGTGGGCAAAGGTCCAGGTTGTGGCTTCTGGGCTCCCGGCTGGAGAGTGTGGCTGTTCTTCATGAGAGGCATCACGCCACTGCTGGAGAGGTGGCTGGGGAATCTGCTGGCCAGGCAGTTtgaag GACGACACTCCAAGGGTGTTGCCAAGACGGTGACCAAACAGCGTGTGGAGTCTCACTTTGATCTGGAGCTGCGAGCTGCGGTGATGCACGACATCTTGGACATGATGCCTGAAGGTATCAAACAGAACAAAGCGAGGACCATCTTGCAGCACCTCAGCGAGTCCTGGAGGTGCTGGAAGGCCAACATCCCATGGAAG GTGCCAGGCCTGCCCACTCCTATTGAGAACATGATCCTGCGCTACGTCAAGGCCAAGGCTGACTGGTGGACCAACACGGCTCACTACAACCGTGAGCGAATCCGTCGTGGAGCCACTGTGGACAAGACTGTGTGCAAGAAGAACCTGGGCAGACTGACCCGTCTGTACCTGAAAGCTGAACAGGAGAGACAGCACAACTACCTGAAG GATGGTCCCTACATTACTGCTGAAGAGGCAGTGGCCATTTACACCACCACTGTTCACTGGCTGGAGAGTCGGCGGTTCTCGCCCATCCCCTTCCCCCCTCTGTCATACAAACATGACACCAAGCTGCTCATCTTGGCTCTGGAGAGGCTCAAGGAAGCATACAG TGTGAAGTCTCGTCTGAACCAGAGCCAGAGGGAGGAGCTGGGGCTGATAGAGCAGGCTTACGACAACCCTCACGAGGCCCTGTCCAGGATCAAACGTCACCTGCTCACACAGAGAGCCTTCAAAGAG GTGGGTATCGAGTTCATGGACTTGTACAGCCACCTGGTGCCTGTGTACGATGTGGAGCCCCTGGAGAAGATCACTGACGCCTACCTGGACCAGTACCTGTGGTACGAGGCAGACAAGAGGCGCCTGTTCCCACCCTGGATCAAACCCGCCGACACTGAACCACCACCACTTCTGGTCTACAAGTGGTGCCAAG GCATCAACAACTTGCAGGATGTGTGGGAGACTGCGGAGGGAGAGTGCAACGTGATGCTGGAGTCCCGCTATGAGAAGATGTATGAGAAGATCGATCTGACGCTGCTCAACAGGCTGCTGCGTCTTATTGTCGACCACAACATTGCTGATTACATGACAGCCAAGAATAACGTGGTCATCAACTACAAG GACATGAACCACACCAACTCCTATGGCATCATCAGGGGGCTTCAGTTTGCCTCATTCATTGTGCAGTACTACGGCCTGGTGATGGACCTGCTGGTGCTGGGCTTGCACCGTGCCAGCGAGATGGCCGGCCCGCCTCAGATGCCCAACGACTTCCTCAGTTTCCAAGACACAGCCACAGAGAGCGCCCACCCAATCCGACTGTACTGCCGCTACATCGACCGCATCCACATCTTCTTCAG GTTCTCTGCTGACGAGGCTAGGGATCTCATTCAGAGGTATCTGACGGAGCACCCAGACCCCAACAATGAGAACATCGTGGGTTACAACAACAAGAAGTGCTGGCCTCGTGATGCCCGCATGAGACTGATGAAGCACGATGTCAACCT TGGACGTGCAGTGTTCTGGGACATCAAAAACCGTCTGCCCAGATCTGTGACCACTGTACAGTGGGAGAACAGCTTTGTGTCGGTCTACAGCAAAGACAACCCCAACCTGCTCTTCAACATGTGTGGTTTTGAGTGCCGCATCCTCCCCAAGTGCCGCACTAGCTATGAGGAGTTTACCCACAAAGACGGTGTCTGGAACTTGCAGAATGAG GTAACCAAAGAGAGGACAGCACAGTGTTTCCTGCGTGTGGATGATGAATCCATGCAGCGATTCCACAACAGAGTGCGTCAGATCCTGATGGCCTCTGGGTCCACCACATTCACCAAG ATCGTGAACAAATGGAACACGGCTCTGATCGGCTTGATGACGTACTTCCGTGAGGCGGTGGTTAACACCCAGGAGCTCCTGGACCTGCTGGTGAAGTGCGAGAACAAGATCCAGACGCGTATCAAGATCGGCCTCAACTCCAAAATGCCTAGCCGCTTTCCTCCTGTGGTCTTCTACACTCCCAAAGAGCTGGGTGGACTTGGCATGTTGTCCATGGGCCACGTGCTTATCCCACAGTCAGATCTGCG GTGGTCCAAGCAGACA GATGTGGGAATCACCCACTTCAGGTCCGGAATGAGTCATGAAGAGGACCAGCTGATTCCTAACTTGTACCGCTACATTCAGCCATGGGAGAGTGAGTTCATCGACTCTCAGAGGGTGTGGGCCGAGTACGCACTCAAGAGACAGGAGGCCATCGCCCAGAACAG GCGTCTCACCCTGGAGGATTTAGAGGACTCGTGGGACAGAGGAATCCCCCGCATCAACACACTTTTCCAGAAGGACAGACACACGCTGGCTTATGACAAAGGCTGGAGAGTCAGGACAGATTTCAAGCAGTACCAG GTGCTGAAGCAGAATCCCTTCTGGTGGACCCACCAGAGGCACGATGGCAAACTGTGGAACCTGAACAACTACCGCACAGACATGATCCAGGCTCTGGGCGGTGTGGAGGGCATCCTGGAGCACACACTCTTCAAAGGCACTTATTTCCCCACCTGGGAGGGTCTCTTCTG GGAGAAGGCCAGTGGCTTCGAGGAGTCCATGAAATGGAAGAAGCTGACCAATGCCCAGAGGTCTGGTCTCAACCAAATCCCCAACCGTCGCTTCACACTTTGGTGGTCACCCACCATCAACAGAGCCAAC GTGTATGTGGGTTTCCAGGTGCAGCTTGACCTGACAGGAATCTTTATGCATGGCAAGATCCCCACACTGAAGATCTCCCTCATCCAGATCTTCAGGGCTCACTTGTGGCAGAAGATTCATGAGAGCATTGTCATGGATCTCTGTCAG gtgtttGACCAGGAGCTGGATGCTCTGGAGATCGAGACAGTGCAGAAGGAAACCATCCACCCCAGGAAGTCATACAAGATGAACTCGTCCTGTGCAGACATCCTCCTCTTTGCGTCATACAAGTGGAACGTCTCTCGTCCTTCACTGCTCGCTGACTCCAA GGATGTGATGGACAGCACCACCACACAGAAGTACTGGATTGACATTCAGCTCCGCTGGGGTGACTACGACTCGCATGACATCGAACGCTACGCCAGGGCCAAGTTCCTGGACTACACCACAGACAACATGAGTATCTACCCCTCCCCCACCGGAGTGCTCATTGCTATCGACCTGGCTTACAACCTCCACAG TGCCTATGGTAACTGGTTCCCTGGAAGCAAACCTCTGATCCAGCAGGCCATGGCTAAGATCATGAAGGCCAACCCTGCCCTGTATGTGCTCAGGGAGCGCATCCGCAAAGGTCTGCAGCTGTACTCTTCAGAGCCCACTGAGCCCTACCTGTCTTCACAGAACTATGGTGAACTCTTCTCTAACCAGATCATCTGGTTTGTGGATGACACCAATGTCTACAGAGTCACCATCCACAAG ACCTTTGAGGGTAACTTGACCACGAAGCCCATCAATGGAGCTATTTTCATCTTCAACCCCAGGACTGGTCAGCTCTTCCTCAAGATCATTCACACATCTGTGTGGGCTGGACAGAAACGTCTGGGACAG CTGGCCAAATGGAAGACAGCTGAAGAAGTGGCTGCCCTGATTCGCTCCCTCCCTGTGGAAGAGCAGCCAAAACAGATCATTGTAACCAGGAAGGGCATGTTGGATCCGCTGGAG GTCCACTTGCTCGACTTCCCCAACATCGTGATCAAGGGCTCTGAGTTGCAGCTGCCCTTCCAGGCCTGTCTGAAGGTGGAGAAGTTTGGAGACCTGATCCTGAAGGCCACAGAGCCTCAGATGGTGCTGTTCAATCTCTATGACGACTGGCTCAAGACCATCTCGTCTTACACA GCCTTCTCCCGACTCATCCTGATCCTCAGAGCGCTCCACGTCAACAACGACCGTGCAAAGGTGATCCTGAAGCCTGACAAGACAACGATCACTGAGCCTCATCACATTTGGCCCACGCTCACCGATGAGGAGTGGATCAAGGTGGAAGTGCAGCTCAAGGACCTCATTCTGGCTGATTACGGCAAAAAGAACAA TGTGAACGTGGCCTCACTGACCCAGTCTGAGATCCGTGACATCATCCTGGGTATGGAGATCTCTGCTCCATCTCAGCAGCGCCAGCAGATTGCAGAGATTGAGAAACAGACCAAAGAGCAGTCGCAGCTCACCGCCACACAGACCCGCACTGTCAACAAGCACGGCGACGAGAtcatcacctccaccacctccaacTACGAGACCCAGACCTTCTCCTCCAAGACTGAGTGGAGAGTGAG GGCCATCTCTGCTGCCAACCTCCATCTGCGAACCAACCACATCTACGTGTCATCTGATGACATCAAGGAGACGGGTTACACCTACATCCTGCCCAAGAATGTCCTCAAGAAGTTCATCTGCATCTCAGATCTGCGAGCACAG ATTGCAGGCTACCTGTATGGCACCAGCCCACCAGACAACCCTCAGGTGAAGGAGATCCGTTGTATCGTCATGGTGCCACAATGGGGAACACATCAGACAGTCCATCTGCCCAACCAGCTGCCTGGTCATGAATACCTTAAG GAAATGGAGCCTCTCGGCTGGATCCACACCCAGCCTAATGAGTCGCCCCAGCTGTCCCCACAGGACGTCACCACCCATGCCAAGATCATGGCTGACAACCCCTCTTGGGATGGAGAAAagaccatcatcatcacttgCAG CTTCACCCCAGGCTCGTGCACGCTCACAGCCTACAAGCTGACGCCCAGTGGCTACGAGTGGGGTCGTCAGAACACGGACAAGGGCAACAACCCTAAAGGTTACCTGCCCTCTCACTATGAGAGAGTGCAGATGCTGCTCTCTGATCGCTTCCTGGGCTTCTTCATGGTGCCTGGCCAAGTTTCCTGGAACTACAACTTCATGG GTGTGCGCCACGATCCCAACATGAAGTACGACCTGCAGCTGGCCAACCCCAAAGAGTTCTACCATGAAGTCCATCGGCCCTCGCACTTCCTCAATTTTGCCTCACTGCAGGAGGGCGAGATCTACAACGCTGACCGTGAGGACATGTACGCTTGA
- the LOC108890360 gene encoding macrophage mannose receptor 1 isoform X1 has protein sequence MDGHALILTFVVLGSGFTFFAHSSYSPIHLPTRRYHYVDIPMNFTQARDYCREKFTDLATIRNLEDISMLNRPTMKKDLAWIGLSDDVKSWKTALVNDANSWRWSVTEQTSKTNYSNWYMGEPNFGGGKQVCVGINVYGGWTDYICSAAKKSVCFDTNANGKSYVFISTEKTWQEAQAYCREYHTDLALIENAEDNEAVRSLNAQSIAWIGLYRVPWTWSDKSSSNFTNWASGSPDNIDGDEHCVAEYLDSKWHDTPCQDENTLLCHEDGKLKSILRVKLQSDADLTDEAVSTKILQQMSTLLTKQGWTDFSLRWNIQPRKLKEVKAAGSDCGVK, from the exons ATGGATGGTCATGCACTGATTTTGACTTTTGTTGTCTTAG GATCTGGCTTCACCTTCTTCGCTCACTCGTCTTACTCGCCCATTCACCTCCCCACTCGTAGATATCACTACGTTGACATCCCAATGAACTTCACCCAAGCCCGAGATTACTGTAGAGAGAAATTCACTGACCTGGCGACCATTAGAAACCTGGAAGACATAAGCATGTTGAATAGACCTACTATGAAAAAAGATCTGGCATGGATCGGGCTGAGTGATGATGTGAAATCCTGGAAGACAGCTTTGGTTAATGATGCTAACTCCTGGAGGTGGTCAGTGACTgagcaaacaagcaaaacaaattaCTCCAACTGGTATATGGGTGAGCCAAATTTTGGTGGAGGAAAGCAGGTATGTGTGGGAATAAACGTTTATGGAGGATGGACTGACTACATCTGTAGTGCGGCAAAAaagagtgtttgttttg ATACAAATGCAAATGGAAAAAGCTATGTGTTCATCTCAACTGAGAAAACATGGCAGGAAGCCCAGGCATACTGCAGAGAGTACCACACAGACCTGGCACTTATCGAAAACGCTGAGGACAACGAAGCTGTGCGTTCCTTGAATGCACAAAGTATTGCATGGATTGGTCTGTACCGAGTACCATGGACTTGGTCAGACAAGAGCAGCAGTAATTTCACAAACTGGGCATCTGGCAGCCCAGATAATATTGATGGAGATGAGCACTGTGTGGCTGAGTATTTAGATTCAAAATGGCATGACACTCCGTGTCAAGACGAAAATACCCTCTTATGCCATGAAG ATGGAAAGTTGAAGTCTATCCTCAGAGTAAAGCTTCAGTCTGATGCTGACCTGACAGATGAAGCTGTCAGCACTAAAATCCTTCAACAG atGAGTACACTACTAACAAAGCAGGGATGGACTGACTTCAGTCTGCGGTGGAATATTCAGCCCAGAAAACTAAAGGAGGTGAAAGCTGCTGGTAGTGACTGTGGAGTAAAATGA
- the rilp gene encoding LOW QUALITY PROTEIN: RILP-like protein 1 (The sequence of the model RefSeq protein was modified relative to this genomic sequence to represent the inferred CDS: deleted 1 base in 1 codon), giving the protein MEGPDAHPDTKNTEDCFARTCSALTVDDVYEIAKLIGAEVEKLIDGYGKESVVGLVPKIVKVLELLESFASRNYAHKLKEEELLKTFETIQLQQQKKQRSGKESEEGSDKNEIRELQQKEQQWRRTCEELQVQVQQLQEDREELQSRLKGSHAQEDRVQRQEREVMLKLKQVVDKQRDELRAKVQEITTISKEVEALQEQLDRFMKMNAELRHKQNVLQAQLKSTVERKADMEADLKEKSKEIENLQAQLDRTNSNSSSSPSKTARESTKKPTADQKDPDQPCFTKKEVRDILFERNELKTNLFLVQEELSYYQREILNEERCPGFLLEAVRSAIKKKRRLIKAKMLGIPVNECSSSDEEERSSLFGQTEVDGTTADETDKPAESRIQNLFGFLTRSGSGRSPTHMSNSASSWEIIGDSEATDETEQRPSS; this is encoded by the exons ATGGAGGGACCCGATGCGCATCCAGACACCAAAAACACGGAGGACTGCTTTGCCAGGACGTGCTCAGCTCTAACCGTGGACGATGTGTACGAGATAGCCAAGCTGATAGGGGCCGAAGTGGAGAAGCTAATCGACGGTTACGGCAAAGAGAGCGTCGTGGGGCTGGTGCCGAAAATAGTGAAagtgctggagctgctggagagcTTCGCGTCGAGGAAC TATGCTCACAAGCTGAAGGAAGAGGAACTACTCAAGACCTTCGAGACGATACAGCTGCAACAGCAGAAGAAACAACGCAGTGGGAAAGAAAGCGAAGAGGGCAGCGATAAAAATGAAATACGG gagctgcagcagaaggagcagcagtggaggaggacgtgtgaggagctgcaggtccaggtgcagcagctccaggaggacagggaggagctgcagagcagGCTAAAGGGCAGCCATGCACAGGAAG ACCGTGTCCAGCGGCAGGAGCGAGAGGTGATGCTGAAGCTGAAGCAGGTGGTGGACAAGCAGAGAGATGAGCTGAGGGCTAAGGTCCAGGAGATAACTACCATCTCCAAAGAGGTGGAGGCG CTCCAGGAGCAGCTGGACCGCTTCATGAAAATGAATGCAGAGCTGCGACACAAGCAGAATGTGCTGCAGGCTCAGCTGAAGAGCACCGTGGAGAGGAAGGCCGACATGGAGGCCGAcctgaaagagaaaagcaaagagatAGAAAACCTCCAGGCACAGCTGGACAGAACCAACAGCAACAGCTCT TCCAGTCCGAGTAAAACAGCTCGCGAGTCAACGAAAAAGCCGACAGCTGACCAGAAGGATCCCGATCAGCCGTGCTTCACTAAGAAGGAGGTGCGTGATATCCTTTTCGAGAGGAACGAGCTCAAAACCAACCTGTTTCTGGTGCAGGAGGAGCTCAGCTACTACCAGAG ggagATCCTGAATGAGGAGCGGTGTCCAGGTTTTCTATTAGAAGCCGTCCGCTCagccataaaaaaaaagaggaggctCATTAAGGCCAAGATGCTCGGAATTCCTGTGAACGAATGCAGCAGCAG tgatgaggaggagaggagttcTCTGTTTGGGCAGACAGAAGTAGACGGGACAACAGCAGACGAAACTGACAAACCAGCTGAGTCACGCATTCAAAACCT CTTTGGCTTCCTGACGCGGTCGGGCAGCGGCCGGAGCCCCACCCACATGAGCAACTCCGCCTCCAGCTGGGAGATCATCGGAGACTCGGAGGCCACAGACGAGACGGAGCAGCGGCCATCATCCTGA